The genomic interval CCGGGCCTCCAGGGTGGGCTTTGGTcacctgcacacagccctgggccacCAGGGTGGGCTGTGGTCACCTGCACACAGTCCTGAGCCACCAGGGTGGGCTCTGTAACCTGCAAACAGCCCTGGCCCACCAGGGTGGGCTTTGGTcacctgcacacagccctgagccaccAGGGTGGGCTCTGTCACCTGCACACAGCCCCGGGCCTCCAGGGTGGGCTCTGCTcacctgcacacagccctgggctgccagaGTGGGCTCTGTcacctgcacacagccctgggctgcgAGGGTGGGCTTTGGTcacctgcacacagctctgggccACCAGGGTGGGCTTTGGTCACCtgcacacagccccaggccaCCAGGGTGGGCTTTGGTCACCTGCACACAGCCCCGGGCCACCAGAGTGGGCTCTGTcacctgcacacagccctgggctgccagggtgGGCTTTGGTcacctgcacacagccctgggctgccagaGTGGGCTCTGTCACCTGCACACAGCCCCGGGCCACCAAGGTGGGCTCTGTcacctgcacacagccctgggccacCAGGGTGGGCTTTGCTCACCAGCAAACaaccctgggccagggccaccTGCGAAATGGGGATGTGTTGGCTGctcttgagggttttttgggttttctcaaGGGTCCTTTGGGTTTTCCTAGAGCCAGGAGGTGTTAGGGTTGAGTTAGATCCAGTGCTTCTAAGCTGTTTGCTCTTTTTGTCTTCCCTTTCCGTTTCTCTTTGCCTTTCCCAtctgcctcctcttccccttttccctatCCTCTTTTCCCtatccccttttcccttcccttttccctatccccttttcccttcctttcccttcactATCCCTTCCCTATGGTAACAAAACCGAGTGCCTCATTATAGCTTGGACAGTACCACTAATTAGTGGTTTTTAGAGCTCTCTCTTTGCTGTGGCCAGACAAAGGTTCTATAACTggatctgctgctgtagaagagcttctctggttttttttttcttccatccaGTAGCAGAAATTTGGTTGCTTTTGGAGCCTTCTCCAGAGACAAGAAATAGTAAAGCATGTTTGCATCCCTGCCTGATACCCTTCTCGCTTTGGGAGGCTGGTGATTGCTTCCAGCATTCTCCTGcactctctgcagcagcagaacctgcCCTGCTAGAGGTGCCATCCCCTTGGGCTGCTGCAGTTGGTAGCAACAGGCATTTGCTGTGTCCCTTGCAGCTGTGACAGAGGAGGAGCTGTCGCAGGCGCTGGTGGATGGCGTGGAGATCACGGCGCCGCCGGCCCGCAGCCCTGTGGAGAACGGCTGGTCCAGCACCGCTGGAGCCACCGcggagccccagagccagctgctcagctgctgcctggaggaCACCAGGTGAGGGCTGGGCAGCTGCCAGCATGGCTGGGGTGCTGAATTTGTGTGTAGCAGGAAAGGAGCCTGACGTTCCAGGGGCCGGTGCTGCTTCCCACTGTGCTGGTTGCtgcagtggagctgtgctggttctgtggggctggttctgctgtGGGGGTGGCTTGGGCTCATCAGCTGcatgtgcaggcagagctggatcCTCTCTGATCTGGGAGCTCCAGTCCATTCCCTGGGGTCCTTCAGCTGGGTACTCCTTGCATGGGTGCCTGGCCTCCCACCTGGTCATAATaacatttgcttttcctccctttttttttagcaaaactCAGGATGAGCTTGATATGAAGCTTGTTCCCAGGGATAAATACTCCTCCTTTTCCACTCAAGAGACAGACTGCAGTTGCAAGAAAAGTGTGAGTATCTTTAAAGACCAAATTGCTTTTCCTTGTACGCGGGGCTGAGCCCCAGTGTTGAAGGATGTGAAGAACTTTGGATGTCCCCAGAGGAGGGGAACAGAGCTGGAAGAAAtgtccaggagcagctgagggctctgggttTGTTTGATTTGAAGAGAAGGAGGCCAAGGGGTGACCTCATGCccctctgcagcttcctgagcAGGGGATATGGGGCAGGGGTGCTGAGCTGTTTTACTTGGGATCTAGTGATAGGAGACATGGTGATGGTtcaaagctgtgccaggggaggtgcagactggatattaggaagtGTTTCTTTAGCAAGAGGAGGTCAGACcttgggcagtggctgctgaaCAGGAAGCTTAAACGGTTCCTCAGCCCCCTCCGTCATGTAGCCTTGGATGAATCTGGTTCAGCTGGGAATTGCAGAATGCTGGACTCGGTGCCATTGCATCAATCAGCAGAGCAAGATCTAACCCACACTGCCTCACTCTGCCATAGCTGCCTAGAGTAGCACCACAAGCTCTGACCTTTAAAAATGGGGGAAGTAGTACCCCATTGCAGCTGAAGAGGTTCAAGTTGGATGTTGGGCAAAAGATTCTCCCTAGAAGGACAGCTATTTAGGCAGTGGAATCTCTCCCTGGAGTTCTTCAGGACATGATTTGACAGAGCCACGACCTGGCATTGGCACTGGTCCTGtggtggtggcagggctggggagttTCAAGGGTcctttgcagagagcagcagctctcctcattcctcagagcagggctgtcctTTCCCATCCTACACACACTGAGAGCgagtgcagctgctcctggctgtgcctttCCTGACAAAAGGCAGGCTGGAGCGTGGCCGGCAGCCAgaggctgtgggcagagcagaggatgggTTTGTCCTGCATTCCAGCCTCATCACgtgcctctccctgcctgtgttTGCCCCGAGGGCTcggctgtggctgcaggtggcTGCTCCAAACTGCTGCCGGTcgtggtggtggtgctggtggaggAGTAGTTCCTAgaaagggcagggaaaatgGAGTGTCCTTGTCCTGGCTGGCTGGTCCAAAGCAATGTGTGCCTTATCCCCGCAGAACAACGTCCTGGATGCCATCCTGCTTCTCATGAAGGAACTGGACGCAGAGGAGCTGGAGATCATCCAGCAGACGGTGGCCAGGAGGCTCCAGGCCTTGCAgaagaaggagctgcaggaggagtgaCAGCAGCCATCCCCCTTTCAGCCTCcctggagccccagcccctcggTGCTGTCCTGCCCAcacccctggctgcagcccaagCCTCGGGCCTGGCATGGGATGCTGCTTCTCTGGAGATTTCCTGCCAGTGCAGCAGGCTCTGACACTGTGCCCTGCATGGCTGGGACTCTTgggtggcagctgcaggcaaatcagcaaaggagaaaggagcagggctgcagccagaggtgctGTGTGATCcgaggggagcagagcctgctgaTGGCTGGGAGAGACTCTGCACAGCACCTCTGAGGGCAGTTTGTACCTCAGAGATTTGATTTGGTAGAGTCTGACAGGGAGACATTGCCTGAGATGGTGCAGGTGCTGAAGGTCAGTGTTcagttattaatttattttccagctcctggctgacTTCCTCAGGTCCTTCCTGGTGCATGCAGTGCCTGCCGGTCAGGCAGCCCAAAGGGAAGCTCAGAGCAGCCTAGGTGAACCAGGAATGACTCCCACATCCTGAATGCTCAGCTGCACTCTCACCCCAGCATTCCCTGCAGGCATTAGAGCAGCTTAAAGAAACATCCCAGTTAAAAGGCCCTGAGCATTCTGCCTGCTTTGCACAGGCATCAGGGGCGGGTGTTGCTCTTTAACTGATAAAACTGCGTTTACCAAGTTTTGTAGAGCTGTTAAGAACAAACTAAACTGTTGTGACATACCAAATAAACCCAATTATCCCTCAAGGCTGTGTGAGTGGTGGCTGGCGTTCAGCAGAGGCCTGGCTGGGGGCACTGCTCTATTACCTCTGGTTCAGGGAGTGCATTGTGAGCcctgtggaggaggaggagggctgtGCCTTCCCGCTTCACTGCGCCTCTGGA from Zonotrichia leucophrys gambelii isolate GWCS_2022_RI chromosome 9, RI_Zleu_2.0, whole genome shotgun sequence carries:
- the CFAP410 gene encoding cilia- and flagella-associated protein 410 yields the protein MRLSRAAVLAQAKAAALDGVRRLNCWGSHLTDISICRDLPNIEVITFSVNGISDLEPLHQCQNLSELYLRRNNIRSLDELFYLKTLPRLRVLWLAENPCCGPDPHRYRMTVLRNLPCLQKLDNQAVTEEELSQALVDGVEITAPPARSPVENGWSSTAGATAEPQSQLLSCCLEDTSKTQDELDMKLVPRDKYSSFSTQETDCSCKKSNNVLDAILLLMKELDAEELEIIQQTVARRLQALQKKELQEE